A single genomic interval of Nocardia bhagyanarayanae harbors:
- a CDS encoding cation acetate symporter codes for MGAPALTLAALLLAAFATVAIGAYGVRLARTTSDFLVASRSVGPGWNAAAISGEYLSAASFLGVAGLIAKYGADALWYPVGFTAGYLALLLFVAAPLRRSGAYTVPDFAEFRLGSVRLRRLAAVVVVLVCAVYLIPQFQGAGLTLRILLGVPSWVGAVAVGAIVIANVTGGGMRSITLVQAFQYWLKFTAVALPALVLLGHFLAQDRELGTAAPPIVTERTTVDVTTDVVVQVGVGQQVSITGTVDGHRVDGPVALTPGEHELAAGTEMVLEPGSAVPVVAGAPADGTSWLSPGGGFGGSHPTYQVYSLIIATFLGTMGLPHVLVRFYTNPDGRAARATALAVIGLVGTFYLFPILLGVFARLYVPQLLITGTSDAAVLLLPGSVLGGLPGQLLAALAAAGAIAAFLSTSSGLLVSIAGVLSTDMLRGRVRDFRMAALAAGAVPLALSLTVASLDLSRTVALAFSVAASTLCPLLVLGIWWRGLTAKGAGAGLIAGGLVAGGATAVSVLGGASEAVADGWLAAILGYPAAISVPLAFLTMILVSKLTRGQAPRTVRRIFVRMHAPERLGMGADRERGLRAG; via the coding sequence GTGGGCGCGCCCGCCCTGACCCTCGCCGCGCTGCTGCTCGCCGCGTTCGCCACCGTGGCCATCGGCGCCTACGGCGTGCGGCTCGCGCGCACCACCTCCGATTTCCTGGTCGCCTCGCGCAGCGTCGGCCCCGGATGGAACGCCGCGGCCATCTCCGGCGAATACCTCTCGGCCGCTTCGTTTCTCGGCGTCGCGGGACTGATCGCCAAGTACGGCGCGGACGCGCTGTGGTATCCGGTCGGGTTCACCGCGGGCTATCTGGCGCTGCTGCTGTTCGTCGCCGCGCCGCTGCGCCGGTCGGGGGCCTACACGGTGCCGGACTTCGCCGAATTCCGGCTCGGCTCGGTGCGTTTGCGCAGGCTGGCCGCAGTCGTGGTGGTGCTGGTGTGCGCGGTCTATCTGATTCCGCAGTTCCAGGGGGCCGGGCTCACGCTGCGGATTCTGCTCGGCGTGCCCAGCTGGGTCGGGGCCGTGGCGGTCGGCGCCATCGTGATCGCCAATGTCACCGGCGGCGGGATGCGGTCGATCACGCTGGTCCAGGCGTTCCAGTACTGGCTGAAGTTCACCGCGGTCGCGCTGCCCGCCCTGGTGCTGCTCGGTCATTTCCTGGCGCAGGACCGCGAACTCGGCACGGCGGCGCCGCCGATCGTCACCGAGCGCACCACGGTGGATGTCACCACGGATGTGGTGGTGCAGGTCGGTGTCGGCCAACAGGTTTCCATCACCGGCACGGTGGACGGCCACCGCGTCGACGGACCGGTGGCGTTGACCCCCGGCGAACACGAGCTGGCAGCGGGCACCGAGATGGTGCTCGAACCCGGTTCGGCGGTCCCGGTGGTGGCTGGTGCGCCCGCGGACGGCACGAGCTGGTTGTCGCCCGGCGGCGGCTTCGGCGGCTCGCACCCGACCTACCAGGTGTATTCGCTGATCATCGCCACCTTCCTCGGCACCATGGGGCTGCCGCACGTGCTGGTGCGCTTCTACACCAATCCCGACGGCCGGGCCGCGCGCGCCACCGCGCTCGCCGTCATCGGTCTGGTCGGCACGTTCTACCTTTTCCCGATCCTGCTCGGGGTGTTCGCGCGGCTCTATGTGCCGCAGTTGCTGATCACCGGGACCTCCGACGCGGCGGTGCTGTTGCTGCCCGGTTCGGTGCTCGGCGGATTGCCGGGGCAGCTGCTGGCGGCGCTGGCCGCGGCGGGCGCGATCGCCGCGTTCCTCTCCACGTCGTCCGGGCTGCTCGTCAGCATCGCGGGCGTGCTGAGCACCGACATGCTGCGCGGCCGGGTCAGGGACTTCCGGATGGCGGCGCTGGCGGCGGGCGCTGTGCCGCTCGCGCTTTCGCTCACCGTCGCCTCGCTCGACCTTTCCCGCACGGTCGCGCTGGCCTTCTCGGTGGCCGCGTCGACGCTGTGTCCGTTGCTCGTGCTGGGCATCTGGTGGCGCGGGCTCACCGCGAAGGGCGCCGGGGCGGGCCTGATCGCGGGCGGACTCGTCGCGGGCGGGGCGACGGCGGTGTCGGTGCTCGGCGGCGCGTCCGAGGCGGTGGCCGACGGCTGGCTCGCCGCGATCCTCGGCTACCCCGCGGCGATCAGCGTGCCGCTGGCGTTCCTGACGATGATTCTGGTGAGCAAGCTGACGCGCGGCCAAGCCCCGCGCACGGTGCGGCGGATCTTCGTGCGCATGCACGCGCCGGAACGGCTCGGCATGGGCGCCGACCGCGAGCGCGGACTGCGCGCGGGCTGA
- a CDS encoding LytR/AlgR family response regulator transcription factor — MTQNTDGSAGPLRVLAVDDEKPALDELVYLLRTQRGVGEIHTAGEATSALRVLRTHPVDAVFLDINMPGLDGMELAGILSEFANPPAVVFVTAHDDRAVSAFDLGAVDYLLKPLREARLTEAVRRITQTRAAPPPPAAPRTDPNEVIPVELGGVTTLVHRSSVSWVEADGDYARLHTSAGSHLVRIPLTALESRWENAGFLRVHRSYLVALRMVTGLRTVGSGTVVCLRAEGSAAAVELPVSRRQVRELKQRLVHGPRHNWTTR, encoded by the coding sequence GTGACGCAGAACACCGATGGCTCGGCGGGCCCGCTGCGCGTGCTCGCCGTGGATGACGAGAAGCCCGCTCTGGACGAGCTGGTGTACCTGCTGCGCACCCAGCGCGGCGTCGGCGAGATCCACACCGCGGGCGAGGCGACCAGCGCGCTGCGGGTGCTGCGCACCCATCCGGTCGACGCCGTCTTCCTCGACATCAACATGCCCGGGCTCGACGGCATGGAGCTGGCCGGCATCCTCTCCGAGTTCGCCAACCCGCCCGCCGTGGTGTTCGTGACCGCGCACGACGACCGGGCGGTGAGCGCCTTCGATCTCGGCGCGGTGGACTATCTGCTCAAACCGCTGCGCGAGGCGCGCCTGACCGAGGCGGTGCGGCGCATCACCCAGACGCGCGCCGCTCCCCCGCCGCCCGCGGCGCCGCGCACCGACCCGAACGAAGTGATCCCCGTCGAACTGGGCGGCGTCACCACGTTGGTGCATCGCTCCAGCGTGAGCTGGGTCGAGGCGGACGGCGACTACGCGAGACTGCACACCAGCGCGGGCTCGCACCTGGTGCGCATCCCACTCACCGCGCTCGAATCCCGCTGGGAGAACGCCGGTTTCCTGCGCGTGCACCGCTCCTATCTGGTGGCACTGCGGATGGTGACCGGCTTGCGCACGGTCGGCAGCGGAACCGTGGTGTGCCTGCGCGCCGAGGGCAGCGCGGCGGCGGTGGAGTTGCCCGTCAGCCGCCGCCAGGTGCGCGAGCTCAAGCAACGACTGGTGCACGGGCCGCGGCACAACTGGACGACCCGGTGA
- a CDS encoding sensor histidine kinase, with protein MTATVVAVVAATLVAGGALLVWLRTRRVVTTPAERAVHSALHTASLAAVPLRRGLTDQSAREAAPHLRALTGADALGVADPDGEVLAWDGPHTDLAEAFADAARRAAASERPVLVAGPGQGEHGARTLVAQPLLIENSGAAGALGVVTDGKPGPGLLGALAEVARYACGQLELADLDASRARLDRAEVRALRAQISPHFIYNALNTIASFVRTDPDRARELILEFADFTRYSFRAAGEFTVLSDELRNIERYLALERARFGDALQVRLRIAPEVLGVVLPFLALQPLVENAVRHGIAGRQGGGTIAIVATDAGTDCLISVEDDGAGMDPDLLRSGALDAVETGSGPAGSGESAHVGLANVDDRLRAAFGNDYGLIVETAPGAGTKVSLRVPKFRPGVRA; from the coding sequence GTGACCGCGACCGTGGTCGCCGTCGTCGCGGCGACGCTGGTGGCGGGCGGCGCGCTGTTGGTGTGGCTGCGCACGCGGCGGGTGGTCACCACACCCGCCGAACGTGCGGTGCACTCGGCGCTGCACACCGCCTCGCTGGCGGCCGTGCCGCTGCGCCGCGGGCTCACCGACCAGTCCGCGCGGGAGGCCGCGCCACATTTGCGCGCGCTGACCGGCGCGGACGCCCTCGGCGTCGCCGATCCCGACGGAGAGGTGCTCGCCTGGGACGGTCCCCACACCGATCTCGCCGAGGCCTTCGCCGACGCCGCGCGACGGGCGGCCGCGAGCGAGCGACCGGTTCTGGTGGCCGGTCCCGGGCAGGGCGAGCACGGCGCGCGGACGCTGGTGGCGCAGCCGTTGCTGATCGAGAACAGCGGCGCGGCGGGCGCGCTCGGCGTGGTCACCGACGGCAAGCCGGGGCCGGGGCTGCTCGGCGCGCTCGCCGAGGTGGCCCGGTACGCCTGCGGCCAGCTGGAACTCGCCGATCTCGACGCTTCGCGCGCCCGGCTCGACCGCGCCGAGGTGCGCGCGCTGCGCGCCCAGATCAGCCCCCACTTCATCTACAACGCGCTCAACACCATCGCTTCGTTCGTGCGCACCGATCCCGATCGGGCCAGAGAGCTCATCCTCGAGTTCGCCGACTTCACCCGCTACTCCTTCCGAGCCGCGGGGGAATTCACCGTGCTGTCCGACGAACTGCGCAACATCGAGCGCTACCTCGCGCTGGAACGGGCCCGCTTCGGCGACGCGCTGCAGGTGCGGCTGCGCATCGCGCCCGAGGTGCTCGGCGTGGTGCTGCCCTTCCTCGCCCTGCAACCGCTGGTGGAGAACGCGGTGCGGCACGGCATCGCGGGCAGGCAGGGCGGCGGCACCATCGCCATCGTGGCCACCGACGCGGGGACCGACTGCCTGATCAGCGTCGAGGACGACGGCGCGGGCATGGACCCCGACCTGCTGCGCTCCGGCGCGCTGGACGCGGTCGAAACCGGTTCGGGCCCCGCGGGTTCCGGAGAGTCCGCGCACGTAGGGCTGGCGAACGTGGACGACCGGCTGCGCGCGGCCTTCGGCAACGACTACGGGTTGATCGTCGAGACCGCGCCGGGCGCGGGCACCAAGGTCAGCCTGCGGGTGCCGAAGTTCCGGCCCGGCGTGCGCGCCTGA
- the dnaE gene encoding DNA polymerase III subunit alpha codes for MAESGSFVHLHNHTEYSMLDGAAKISPLFTEAKRLGMTAVGMTDHGNMYGASEFYNSAKKHDIKPIIGIEAYIAPGSRFDTKRVQWGDPSQKGDDVSGSGAYTHMTMVAETATGLRNLFKLSSLASIEGQLGKWARMDEEIIAQYAEGIIATTGCPSGEVQTRLRLGHDREALEAAAKWQEIFGKENFFLEVMDHGLSIERRVREGLLHIGKQLGIPPLATNDCHYVTKDQSANHEALLCVQTGKTLSDPTRFKFDGDGYYLKSAEEMRALWDAEVPGACENTVLIGERVQSYDDVWNFKDRMPVFPVPEGETQDSWLRKEVDRGLARRFPDGVPQEYYDRAYFELDVIRQKGFPAYFLVVGDLVKHAREVGIRVGPGRGSAAGSLVAYALGITNIDPIPHGLLFERFLNPERPSAPDIDIDFDDRRRGEMVRYATEKWGSDRVAQVITFGTIKTKAAIKDSARVQFGQPGFAIADQISKALPPPIMAKDIPLSGIMDPDHERYKEAAEVRELIGNNPDVAKIYETARGLEGLIRNAGVHACAVIMSSEPLMDAIPVWRRPQDGAIITGWDYPSCEAIGLLKMDFLGLRNLTVIGDALDNIKANRGIDLDMDNLPLDDPATYELLSRGDTLGVFQLDGGPMRDLLRRMQPTGFNDIVAVLALYRPGPMGMNAHNDYADRKNGRQPIKPIHPELEEPLKDILAETYGLIVYQEQIMFIAQKVASYSMGKADALRKAMGKKKLEVLEAEYKGFHEGMTANGFSEGAVKALWDTILPFAGYAFNKSHAAGYGLVSFWTAYLKANYPAEYMAGLLTSVGDDKDKAAVYLSDCRRLGITVLPPDVNESEQNFASVGKDIRFGLGAVRNVGANVVSSIIQARKEKSKFTDFSDYLNKIDAVACTKKVTESLIKAGAFDSLGHPRKGLMLIHSDAIDAVMTTKKAEAIGQFDLFGGMDADESVASVFNVAVPDEEWESKHKLALEREMLGLYVSGHPLNGVEHVLAAQADTPIPAILEGDVKDGAQVTIGGILASVNRRINKNGLAWASAQLEDLTGGIEVLFFPQAYSVYGADVVEDAVVLVKARVSVRDDRISLIANDLAVPDLSSIGVAKPLAVTISTRMCTPDKIGELKRVLSRHPGTSDVHVRHVGARDKTTLLKLDDSLRVSPSSALFGDLKALLGPSCLTI; via the coding sequence TTGGCCGAGTCCGGATCGTTCGTTCACCTGCACAACCACACCGAGTACTCCATGCTCGACGGGGCGGCCAAGATCTCTCCGCTGTTCACCGAGGCGAAGCGACTCGGGATGACGGCGGTCGGCATGACCGACCACGGCAACATGTACGGCGCGTCCGAGTTCTACAACTCCGCCAAGAAACACGACATCAAGCCGATCATCGGCATCGAGGCCTACATCGCGCCCGGCTCCCGGTTCGACACCAAGCGCGTGCAGTGGGGCGATCCGAGCCAGAAGGGCGACGACGTCTCGGGTTCGGGCGCCTACACCCACATGACGATGGTCGCCGAGACCGCGACCGGCCTGCGCAACCTGTTCAAGCTCTCCTCGCTGGCCTCCATCGAAGGACAGCTCGGCAAGTGGGCGCGCATGGACGAGGAGATCATCGCCCAGTACGCCGAGGGCATCATCGCGACCACCGGCTGCCCGTCCGGCGAGGTCCAGACCCGGCTGCGCCTCGGTCACGACCGCGAGGCGCTGGAGGCCGCGGCCAAGTGGCAGGAGATCTTCGGCAAGGAGAACTTCTTCCTCGAGGTGATGGATCACGGTCTGTCGATCGAGCGCCGCGTCCGCGAGGGTCTGCTGCACATCGGCAAGCAGCTGGGCATTCCGCCGTTGGCCACCAACGACTGTCACTACGTGACCAAGGATCAGTCGGCCAACCACGAGGCGCTGTTGTGCGTGCAGACCGGCAAGACCCTCTCGGACCCGACCCGGTTCAAGTTCGACGGTGACGGCTACTACCTGAAGTCGGCCGAGGAGATGCGCGCCCTGTGGGACGCGGAAGTGCCTGGCGCGTGCGAGAACACGGTGCTCATCGGCGAGCGCGTGCAGTCCTACGACGACGTGTGGAACTTCAAGGACCGCATGCCGGTGTTCCCGGTGCCGGAGGGCGAGACCCAGGACTCGTGGCTGCGCAAAGAGGTGGACCGCGGGCTGGCCCGCCGGTTCCCCGACGGCGTGCCGCAGGAGTACTACGACCGCGCCTACTTCGAGCTCGACGTCATCCGGCAGAAGGGCTTTCCCGCCTACTTCCTCGTCGTCGGCGACCTCGTCAAGCACGCGCGAGAGGTCGGCATCCGCGTCGGTCCCGGCCGTGGTTCGGCGGCCGGTTCGCTGGTCGCCTACGCGCTCGGCATCACGAATATCGACCCGATTCCGCACGGCCTGCTGTTCGAGCGGTTCCTGAACCCGGAGCGGCCCTCCGCGCCCGATATCGATATCGACTTCGACGATCGTCGCCGCGGTGAGATGGTCCGCTACGCCACCGAGAAGTGGGGCAGCGACCGGGTCGCCCAGGTGATCACCTTCGGCACCATCAAAACCAAGGCCGCCATCAAGGACTCCGCACGCGTCCAGTTCGGCCAGCCCGGTTTCGCCATCGCCGACCAGATCTCCAAGGCGCTGCCGCCGCCGATCATGGCGAAGGACATCCCGCTCTCGGGCATCATGGATCCCGATCACGAGCGGTACAAGGAAGCCGCCGAGGTCCGCGAGCTCATCGGCAACAATCCCGATGTCGCCAAGATCTACGAGACCGCCCGCGGCCTGGAAGGCCTGATCCGCAACGCGGGCGTGCACGCCTGCGCGGTGATCATGTCCTCCGAGCCGCTGATGGACGCGATCCCGGTGTGGCGCCGCCCCCAGGACGGCGCGATCATCACCGGCTGGGACTACCCGTCCTGCGAGGCCATCGGCCTGCTGAAGATGGACTTCCTCGGTCTGCGCAACCTCACCGTCATCGGTGACGCGCTGGACAACATCAAGGCCAACCGCGGCATCGACCTCGACATGGACAACCTGCCGCTGGACGATCCCGCCACCTACGAATTGCTTTCGCGCGGTGACACTCTGGGCGTCTTCCAGCTCGACGGCGGGCCGATGCGCGACCTGCTGCGCCGCATGCAGCCCACCGGGTTCAACGACATCGTGGCCGTCCTCGCGCTGTACCGCCCCGGCCCGATGGGCATGAACGCGCACAACGACTACGCCGACCGCAAGAACGGCCGCCAGCCGATCAAGCCGATCCATCCGGAGCTCGAGGAACCGCTCAAGGACATCCTGGCCGAGACGTACGGCCTGATCGTCTACCAAGAGCAGATCATGTTCATCGCTCAGAAGGTCGCCTCCTACTCCATGGGCAAGGCCGACGCGCTGCGCAAGGCCATGGGTAAGAAGAAGCTCGAGGTGCTGGAGGCCGAGTACAAGGGCTTCCACGAGGGCATGACCGCGAACGGGTTCTCCGAGGGCGCGGTGAAAGCGCTGTGGGACACCATCCTTCCGTTCGCCGGCTACGCGTTCAACAAGTCGCACGCGGCGGGCTACGGTCTGGTCTCCTTCTGGACCGCCTACCTCAAGGCCAACTACCCGGCCGAGTACATGGCGGGCCTGCTCACCTCCGTCGGCGACGACAAGGACAAGGCGGCGGTCTACCTGTCGGACTGCCGCAGGCTCGGCATCACGGTGCTGCCGCCGGACGTCAACGAGTCCGAGCAGAACTTCGCCTCGGTGGGCAAGGACATCCGCTTCGGTCTCGGCGCGGTGCGCAACGTCGGCGCGAACGTGGTGTCCTCGATCATCCAGGCGCGCAAGGAGAAATCGAAGTTCACCGATTTCTCCGACTACCTGAACAAGATCGATGCCGTCGCCTGCACCAAGAAGGTCACCGAATCCCTCATCAAGGCGGGCGCTTTCGATTCGCTCGGGCATCCGCGCAAGGGCCTGATGCTGATCCACTCCGACGCCATCGACGCGGTGATGACCACCAAGAAGGCCGAGGCCATCGGACAGTTCGACCTGTTCGGCGGCATGGACGCCGACGAGTCGGTGGCCTCGGTGTTCAACGTCGCGGTGCCGGACGAGGAGTGGGAGTCCAAGCACAAACTCGCGCTGGAACGGGAGATGCTCGGTCTCTACGTCTCCGGGCATCCGCTCAACGGCGTGGAGCACGTGCTCGCCGCGCAGGCCGACACCCCGATCCCCGCCATCCTCGAAGGCGACGTGAAGGACGGCGCGCAGGTCACCATCGGCGGCATCCTCGCCTCGGTGAATCGGCGCATCAACAAGAACGGCCTGGCTTGGGCCTCGGCTCAGCTCGAGGACCTGACCGGTGGCATCGAGGTGCTGTTCTTCCCGCAGGCGTACTCGGTGTACGGCGCCGACGTCGTGGAGGACGCGGTGGTGCTGGTGAAGGCGCGCGTCTCGGTGCGCGATGATCGAATCTCGTTGATCGCCAACGACCTCGCGGTTCCCGACCTGTCCTCCATCGGCGTCGCCAAACCGCTCGCGGTCACCATCTCCACCCGGATGTGCACCCCGGACAAGATCGGCGAACTCAAACGCGTTCTCTCCCGCCACCCCGGCACCTCCGACGTACACGTCCGCCACGTCGGCGCCCGCGACAAGACCACCTTGCTCAAACTCGACGACAGCCTGCGCGTCTCCCCGTCCTCGGCCCTCTTCGGCGACCTCAAGGCCCTGCTCGGCCCGAGCTGCCTGACGATCTGA
- a CDS encoding Cmx/CmrA family chloramphenicol efflux MFS transporter, whose protein sequence is MPLAVYVLGISIFAQGTSELMLAGLLTEIAADLGVSIPRAGLLISGFALGMLIGAPMLAVGTLRWPRRDALLGFLGLFVIAHVVGALTSDYWILFGTRVISAFVYAGFWALAAATAVSTVAPTARGKAMSIVAGGLTIATIVGLPAGTVLGQQFGWRSAFWAVALLSALSMIGVFAAIPGGRAAESPRLRGELRAMASPRLWLSYGTTALSTGSIFVVFAYLGALLADTTGLAESWIPAVLGLYGLGSLVGIVIGGRTSDKHPFATLYAGAAGMAVVAAALALTATIPAAAVVLVFLLGAFGFATNPALNTRVFALAEAAPTLAAATNFSAFNVGITVGPWLGGLAIGAGYGYASLGWLGATLALAMLATVLWADRLHHKPIPAPESPAADLATSTH, encoded by the coding sequence ATGCCCCTCGCCGTCTACGTCCTCGGCATCTCCATCTTCGCCCAGGGCACTTCGGAACTCATGCTCGCCGGACTGCTCACCGAAATCGCGGCCGATCTCGGCGTCTCCATTCCCCGTGCGGGACTGCTGATCTCGGGCTTCGCTCTCGGCATGCTGATCGGCGCACCGATGCTCGCCGTCGGCACGCTGCGCTGGCCCCGACGCGATGCCCTGCTCGGCTTCCTCGGGCTCTTCGTGATCGCCCATGTCGTCGGCGCGCTCACCTCCGACTACTGGATTCTCTTCGGCACCAGGGTGATCAGCGCGTTCGTCTACGCCGGCTTCTGGGCGCTCGCCGCCGCGACCGCCGTGAGCACGGTGGCGCCGACCGCGCGGGGCAAGGCGATGAGCATCGTCGCGGGCGGACTCACCATCGCCACCATCGTCGGCCTGCCCGCCGGGACGGTGCTCGGCCAGCAGTTCGGTTGGCGGTCGGCGTTCTGGGCGGTGGCGCTGCTCTCGGCGCTGTCGATGATCGGGGTGTTCGCCGCGATTCCCGGCGGGCGGGCGGCCGAATCACCGCGGCTGCGCGGCGAACTCCGCGCTATGGCGAGCCCGCGGCTCTGGCTGTCCTACGGAACCACGGCGCTGTCCACCGGCTCGATCTTCGTCGTCTTCGCCTACCTCGGCGCGCTGCTCGCCGACACCACCGGCCTCGCGGAATCCTGGATTCCCGCGGTGCTCGGGCTCTACGGGCTCGGCAGTCTGGTCGGCATCGTCATCGGCGGCCGCACTTCCGACAAGCACCCCTTCGCCACCCTCTACGCCGGCGCGGCGGGCATGGCCGTCGTCGCCGCCGCGCTCGCGCTCACCGCGACCATCCCGGCCGCGGCCGTCGTGCTCGTCTTCCTGCTCGGCGCTTTCGGTTTCGCCACCAACCCGGCCCTGAACACCCGCGTCTTCGCCCTCGCCGAGGCCGCCCCCACCCTGGCCGCCGCCACCAACTTCTCGGCCTTCAACGTCGGCATCACCGTCGGCCCCTGGCTCGGCGGACTGGCCATCGGCGCCGGCTACGGCTACGCCTCCCTCGGCTGGCTCGGCGCCACCCTCGCCCTCGCCATGCTGGCCACTGTTCTGTGGGCAGATCGCTTGCACCACAAGCCGATCCCCGCCCCCGAATCACCCGCCGCCGACCTCGCCACCAGCACCCACTGA
- a CDS encoding TetR/AcrR family transcriptional regulator codes for MARPKQFDEERAVQAAMRAFWTAGYEATSTQDLCAATGLGRSSIYNTFTSKHELFRRALDRYMAAKNGPIFELLDGTGSAKEKLRALLEQAADAPEDEPAGCLVVNSTVELAPRDPEVAAILRADLRRRHDAITATIAEGQRAGEIHKSREANELAHFLIATISGIRVAARGGADRKTLSAIAETALACL; via the coding sequence ATGGCGCGACCCAAGCAGTTCGACGAGGAGCGCGCGGTCCAGGCGGCGATGCGCGCGTTCTGGACCGCGGGCTACGAAGCCACCTCCACCCAAGACCTCTGCGCGGCAACGGGGCTGGGCCGCAGCAGCATCTACAACACCTTCACGAGCAAGCACGAGCTTTTCCGCCGGGCGCTCGATCGCTACATGGCCGCCAAGAACGGGCCGATCTTCGAGTTGCTCGACGGCACGGGATCGGCGAAGGAGAAGTTGCGCGCACTCCTGGAACAAGCCGCCGACGCACCCGAGGACGAACCCGCGGGCTGCCTCGTGGTCAACTCCACCGTCGAGCTCGCGCCCCGCGACCCCGAGGTCGCCGCCATACTCCGCGCGGATCTGCGCCGCCGCCACGACGCGATCACCGCCACCATCGCCGAGGGACAACGGGCGGGCGAGATCCACAAGAGCCGGGAGGCGAACGAACTCGCCCACTTCCTCATCGCGACGATCAGCGGCATCCGTGTGGCGGCCCGCGGCGGCGCGGACCGAAAGACCCTGAGCGCCATCGCCGAGACCGCACTGGCTTGTCTCTGA
- a CDS encoding class I SAM-dependent methyltransferase produces the protein MRVNEPQRKRACAGLHGRVVEIGFGSGLNVPFYPDTVRSISAVEPADLGWKLAGKRLERATVPIERAGLDGQSLPFPDNTFDSALSTWTMCTIPDVATALAEVRRVLVPGGTFHFVEHGLAPDAKVQTWQHRLNPIQKTIAGGCNLDRDILGLVRAAGFEIRDLDVFYGEGPKFLAALTLGVAVSP, from the coding sequence ATGCGGGTCAACGAACCGCAGCGGAAGCGGGCGTGCGCCGGTCTGCACGGCCGGGTGGTCGAGATCGGCTTCGGCTCCGGGCTCAACGTGCCGTTCTATCCGGACACGGTGCGGTCGATCAGCGCGGTGGAGCCCGCGGATCTGGGCTGGAAACTGGCGGGCAAGCGCCTGGAACGGGCAACGGTGCCGATCGAGCGGGCCGGGCTGGACGGCCAGTCGCTGCCCTTCCCGGACAACACTTTCGACTCCGCGCTCTCGACCTGGACCATGTGCACCATCCCCGACGTGGCGACCGCGCTCGCGGAGGTGCGCCGGGTGCTGGTGCCTGGCGGAACATTCCACTTCGTCGAGCACGGGCTCGCGCCGGACGCCAAGGTGCAGACCTGGCAGCACCGGCTCAATCCGATCCAGAAGACGATCGCGGGCGGGTGCAACCTCGACCGCGACATCCTCGGCCTGGTGCGTGCCGCCGGGTTCGAGATCCGCGACCTGGACGTGTTCTACGGCGAGGGACCGAAGTTCCTCGCCGCGCTGACGCTGGGTGTCGCGGTCTCCCCTTAG